The Tursiops truncatus isolate mTurTru1 chromosome 6, mTurTru1.mat.Y, whole genome shotgun sequence genome includes a window with the following:
- the RPS6 gene encoding small ribosomal subunit protein eS6 translates to MKLNISFPATGCQKLIEVDDERKLRTFYEKRMATEVAADALGEEWKGYVVRISGGNDKQGFPMKQGVLTHGRVRLLLSKGHSCYRPRRTGERKRKSVRGCIVDANLSVLNLVIVKKGEKDIPGLTDTTVPRRLGPKRASRIRKLFNLSKEDDVRQYVVRKPLNKEGKKPRTKAPKIQRLVTPRVLQHKRRRIALKKQRTKKNKEEAAEYAKLLAKRMKEAKEKRQEQIAKRRRLSSLRASTSKSESSQK, encoded by the exons ATGAAG CTGAACATCTCTTTCCCGGCCACTGGCTGCCAGAAACTCATTGAAGTGGACGATGAACGAAAACTTCGAACCTTTTATGAGAAGCGTATGGCCACAGAAGTTGCTGCTGACGCTCTGGGTGAAGAATGGAAG GGTTATGTGGTCCGAATCAGTGGTGGGAACGACAAACAGGGTTTCCCCATGAAGCAGGGTGTCTTGACCCATGGGCGAGTCCGCCTGCTACTGAGTAAGGGGCATTCCTGTTACAGACCAAGGAGGACTGGAGAAAGAAAGCGCAAATCTGTACGGGGCTGCATTGTGGATGCCAATCTGAGCGTTCTCAATTTGGTCATTGTAAAAAAAG gggAGAAGGATATTCCTGGACTCACTGATACTACTGTGCCTCGTCGCCTGGGGCCCAAAAGAGCTAGCAGAATCCGCAAACTTTTCAATCTCTCTAAAGAAGATGATGTCCGCCAGTATGTTGTGAGAAAGCCCCTAAACAAAGAAG GTAAGAAACCTAGGACCAAAGCACCCAAGATTCAGCGTCTTGTTACTCCACGTGTTCTGCAACACAAACGTCGGCGAATTGCTCTGAAGAAACAGCGtactaagaaaaataaggaagaggcTGCAGAATATGCTAAACTTTTGGCCAAGAGAATGAAG gaGGCCAAAGAAAAACGCCAGGAACAGATTGCCAAGAGACGGAGGCTGTCCTCTCTGAGAGCTTCTACTTCTAAGTCTGAGTCCAGTCAAAAATGA